From one Anaerotruncus rubiinfantis genomic stretch:
- the ymfI gene encoding elongation factor P 5-aminopentanone reductase: MAKTVLITGASRGIGRETALQFARAGYRVAANYHARKDAAKSLLSELAALGCDAAVYQADVSDRAAVEAMVQKATVDFGHIDLLVNNAGIAQQKLFTDLTASEWERMFAVNVTGMFHTCQCVLPQMIRRHEGRIVNLSSMWGIAGASCEVHYSAAKSAVIGFTKALAKEVGPSGITVNCVAPGLIATEMNAQLDAAALEALREETPLGKVGTPADVASLICYLCSDAAGFLTGQVISPNGGFVI, encoded by the coding sequence ATGGCGAAAACGGTGCTCATCACCGGGGCTTCCCGAGGCATCGGGCGCGAAACCGCTTTGCAGTTCGCGCGGGCAGGTTACCGGGTGGCCGCCAATTATCATGCCCGAAAGGATGCGGCAAAATCCCTGCTTTCGGAACTCGCGGCGCTCGGCTGCGACGCGGCTGTCTATCAGGCCGATGTGAGCGACCGGGCCGCAGTCGAGGCGATGGTGCAAAAAGCCACCGTGGATTTCGGGCACATCGATCTGCTGGTCAACAACGCCGGCATCGCCCAGCAGAAGCTCTTCACCGACCTCACCGCCAGCGAGTGGGAGCGGATGTTCGCGGTAAACGTGACCGGGATGTTTCACACCTGCCAGTGCGTCCTGCCGCAGATGATCCGACGCCACGAAGGCCGGATCGTGAACCTCTCCTCAATGTGGGGGATCGCGGGCGCCTCCTGCGAAGTGCACTATTCTGCGGCAAAATCAGCGGTCATCGGCTTCACCAAGGCATTGGCCAAGGAGGTAGGCCCCTCCGGGATCACGGTCAACTGCGTGGCGCCCGGCCTCATCGCCACGGAAATGAACGCACAGCTCGACGCAGCCGCGCTGGAGGCGCTGCGCGAGGAAACGCCGCTCGGGAAAGTCGGCACGCCCGCCGATGTGGCTTCGCTGATCTGTTATCTCTGCTCGGACGCGGCTGGTTTCCTCACCGGACAGGTCATCAGCCCCAATGGCGGGTTTGTCATCTGA
- a CDS encoding helix-turn-helix transcriptional regulator: MFSRKTFGERLLLLTQKEELTPRALAMALNVSEKHIEDLTNGKATVSTEELEKFSAYFLVTQDYLLGLTDRPQIAEGAAD; the protein is encoded by the coding sequence ATGTTTAGCAGAAAAACCTTTGGCGAACGGCTGCTGCTGTTGACGCAAAAGGAGGAGCTCACCCCGCGTGCGCTCGCAATGGCTCTGAATGTCAGTGAAAAGCACATCGAGGACCTCACCAACGGCAAAGCGACCGTATCCACCGAAGAACTTGAAAAATTCTCCGCGTACTTTCTTGTGACACAGGACTATCTGCTCGGACTGACCGACCGTCCGCAGATTGCAGAAGGGGCGGCTGACTGA
- the recO gene encoding DNA repair protein RecO — MHITTDAIVLRERAVDEFDSVLTLLSKERGIISAYARGARKPRAALRACAELLSYSCFVLFENRQKYTVDKADLNRMFMGVRGDVEKLSLASYFCQLTAEVAPHEENAEGYLRLLLNSLHLLDRDKRTCVFIKPVYELRLLTMAGFMPNLVGCCSCGNYEAERMLFLPRLSQIICGDCAPETLPENEIAVPLSKSVLAAMRHIIYADFGKLFGFTVSDETQQNLNEITQHYVMVQLDKRFDTLDFYLAMRG, encoded by the coding sequence GTGCATATTACGACCGACGCGATCGTTCTGCGGGAGCGCGCGGTTGACGAGTTCGACAGCGTGCTCACTTTGCTTTCGAAGGAACGTGGAATCATATCAGCTTACGCACGGGGAGCCAGGAAGCCGCGCGCAGCCCTCAGGGCCTGCGCGGAGCTGCTTAGCTACTCGTGTTTTGTGCTGTTTGAAAACCGGCAGAAGTATACGGTGGACAAAGCGGATCTGAACCGGATGTTCATGGGGGTGCGCGGCGATGTGGAAAAGCTTTCGCTCGCATCGTATTTCTGCCAGCTCACGGCGGAGGTCGCCCCGCATGAGGAAAATGCGGAAGGCTATCTGCGTCTTCTCCTAAACAGCCTGCACCTGCTCGACCGGGACAAACGTACCTGCGTCTTCATCAAACCGGTTTACGAGCTGAGGCTCCTTACAATGGCGGGTTTCATGCCCAACCTTGTAGGATGCTGTTCCTGTGGGAACTACGAGGCGGAGCGGATGCTTTTTCTGCCGCGGCTTTCGCAGATTATCTGTGGGGACTGCGCGCCCGAAACACTTCCGGAAAATGAAATCGCGGTGCCGCTTTCCAAAAGCGTGCTGGCTGCGATGCGGCATATCATCTATGCGGATTTTGGGAAACTGTTCGGTTTTACCGTCTCCGACGAGACGCAGCAGAACCTGAATGAAATCACCCAGCACTATGTGATGGTGCAGCTTGACAAACGCTTCGACACGCTGGATTTTTATCTGGCCATGAGAGGATAG
- a CDS encoding FadR/GntR family transcriptional regulator produces the protein MEGKTLAQKAADELVRLIREQGSAPGDKLPNEYELSALLGVGRNTVREAVRMLASRNIVDIRQGAGTFVSEKMGIADDPLGFTLIEDRRRLVADLLQVRCIIEPQLAALAAQNATAQDIGELERRCGETEELIVARTDFSDADRAFHVQIARCSHNLVMSNLLPVISAGVTFFAAQTEREFEQTVAAHRKIFEAIRDRRGSDAQQAMQFHLLFNQNRFLDAK, from the coding sequence TTGGAAGGAAAAACGCTTGCGCAGAAGGCCGCGGATGAGCTGGTGCGGCTCATCCGGGAACAAGGCAGCGCGCCAGGCGACAAACTGCCGAACGAATACGAACTATCGGCGCTGTTGGGTGTCGGGCGCAATACGGTACGCGAAGCGGTACGGATGCTCGCCTCGCGCAACATCGTGGACATCCGGCAGGGCGCCGGAACCTTTGTTTCAGAGAAGATGGGGATCGCGGACGACCCGTTGGGCTTCACGCTGATTGAGGACCGGCGCAGGCTGGTGGCGGATCTTTTGCAGGTGCGCTGCATCATCGAGCCGCAGCTCGCGGCACTCGCTGCCCAGAACGCCACCGCGCAGGATATCGGCGAGCTTGAGCGGCGATGCGGCGAAACCGAGGAGCTTATCGTGGCGAGAACGGATTTTTCCGACGCGGACCGCGCGTTCCATGTGCAGATTGCGCGGTGCAGCCACAATCTGGTCATGTCGAACCTTCTGCCGGTTATCAGCGCGGGTGTGACTTTTTTTGCCGCGCAGACCGAACGGGAGTTTGAACAGACGGTCGCCGCCCACCGCAAAATTTTCGAAGCGATCCGGGACCGGCGCGGCAGCGACGCGCAGCAGGCGATGCAGTTTCATCTGC
- a CDS encoding endonuclease MutS2 yields MDKYCRAIELDKILNRLAQHCGCADSKDAALAIAPAYELRDAKRLLQLTVDANTLTNRYGTPSIGSVENCGAALKRAQVGARLSPRELLDVARVLRAIETIERWHDQLEGEPTSLEGLLSSVIALPTLYRGITTAILSEEEISDRASPELADIRRKIRQAGAKAREVLDKMVRSATYQKYLQENIITQRDGRFVVPVKIEYRGEVKGLVHDTSGSGSTVFIEPMAVVEANNEIRILQNKEQLEIDRILSELSAQVGGCADSIAGSYEAIVELDLYFAKSRLADEMRATIPVFNENGVVNLKKARHPLLDQKKVVPIDLRLGDGFDTLVVTGPNTGGKTVAIKTLGLLAMMAQCGLMLPVSDGSTLPVYEKLLVDIGDEQSIEQSLSTFSAHMTNIIRILAEANEDSLVLLDELGAGTDPVEGAALAVAIIEQLREQGARIVATTHYAEIKMYALNTDGVENACCEFDVATLRPTYRLLIGVPGRSNAFAISERLGLPEAVIENAKSHVSNENARFEDVVSQLEGTRQELERERKLAESQRVAAQRTSEEADRLRKNAENERERELERARVQARGIVEQVNAQAEKLLDELEELRKQKDSEDFKERIAQTKISFKADMRKLQDLADPVTRKNPENYVPQRPLKRGDTVRLISLNKEGILLSAPDGQGFVNVQAGIIKTKVHQSEVRLVDNKDKRVTLNNSSVNTRSVTSKAKREVKTEVDLRGMTVGEALMELDRYLDGAVLSGVTTVTIIHGKGTGALRAAVQEHLKKHRSVKRFRMGVYGEGESGVTVAELK; encoded by the coding sequence ATGGATAAATATTGCAGAGCAATTGAACTCGATAAGATTTTAAACCGGCTCGCGCAGCACTGCGGCTGCGCGGACAGCAAAGACGCCGCGCTGGCAATCGCGCCGGCGTACGAGCTGCGGGACGCGAAACGCCTTTTGCAACTCACGGTCGATGCAAATACCTTGACCAACCGGTACGGCACACCGTCGATCGGCTCGGTTGAAAACTGCGGCGCGGCGTTAAAGCGCGCACAGGTCGGCGCGCGGCTTTCGCCGCGCGAACTGCTGGATGTGGCAAGGGTGCTGCGCGCGATCGAAACGATTGAACGCTGGCACGACCAGCTCGAAGGCGAGCCGACCAGTCTGGAAGGGCTCCTTTCGTCGGTGATCGCGCTGCCGACCCTTTATCGCGGCATCACGACTGCGATCCTGTCGGAGGAGGAGATCTCCGACCGCGCGAGCCCGGAACTGGCGGATATACGCCGCAAAATCCGGCAGGCCGGCGCGAAAGCCCGCGAGGTGCTCGATAAAATGGTGCGCTCGGCCACCTATCAAAAGTATTTGCAGGAGAATATCATCACCCAGCGCGACGGGCGTTTTGTCGTACCGGTCAAGATCGAATACCGGGGCGAGGTCAAGGGGCTTGTACACGACACCTCCGGCTCCGGCTCAACCGTGTTCATCGAACCGATGGCGGTGGTTGAGGCGAATAACGAGATCCGTATCCTGCAAAATAAGGAACAGCTTGAGATTGATCGGATCCTTTCGGAGCTGTCCGCGCAGGTTGGCGGCTGCGCCGACAGCATCGCGGGAAGTTACGAGGCGATTGTGGAGCTGGATCTCTATTTTGCCAAAAGCCGCCTTGCGGATGAGATGCGCGCGACCATCCCCGTATTCAACGAAAACGGGGTCGTGAATCTCAAAAAGGCGCGGCATCCGCTGCTCGACCAGAAGAAGGTCGTTCCGATCGATCTGCGGCTCGGCGACGGATTCGATACGCTGGTTGTTACCGGCCCAAACACCGGAGGCAAGACGGTTGCGATCAAGACGCTCGGTTTGCTCGCAATGATGGCCCAGTGCGGGCTGATGCTGCCCGTCTCGGACGGGAGTACCCTGCCGGTTTATGAGAAGCTGCTGGTCGATATCGGTGACGAACAGAGCATTGAGCAGAGCCTTTCCACCTTTTCGGCGCACATGACCAACATCATCCGCATCCTTGCCGAAGCGAATGAAGATTCTCTTGTGCTGCTCGATGAGCTCGGAGCGGGCACCGACCCGGTCGAAGGCGCGGCGCTTGCCGTTGCGATCATCGAACAGCTGCGGGAGCAGGGCGCGCGGATCGTCGCAACCACCCACTATGCCGAAATCAAGATGTACGCGCTCAACACCGATGGCGTCGAGAACGCCTGCTGTGAATTTGACGTGGCCACCCTGCGGCCGACCTACCGGCTGCTGATTGGCGTACCGGGGCGTTCGAACGCTTTCGCGATCAGCGAACGGCTTGGACTGCCCGAAGCGGTGATCGAGAACGCAAAATCCCATGTCTCGAACGAGAACGCACGGTTTGAGGATGTGGTCAGCCAGCTGGAAGGCACCCGGCAGGAGCTCGAACGCGAGCGTAAGCTCGCTGAGAGTCAGCGGGTCGCGGCGCAGCGCACGAGCGAGGAGGCTGACAGGCTCCGGAAAAACGCGGAAAATGAACGGGAACGAGAGCTCGAGCGGGCGCGGGTGCAGGCGCGGGGCATTGTCGAGCAGGTGAACGCCCAGGCGGAAAAGCTGCTCGATGAGCTGGAAGAACTGCGCAAGCAGAAGGACAGCGAGGACTTTAAGGAGCGGATCGCCCAGACAAAGATATCCTTCAAGGCGGATATGCGCAAACTCCAGGATCTGGCCGACCCGGTCACCCGCAAGAACCCGGAAAACTATGTGCCGCAGCGGCCGCTTAAACGCGGCGATACGGTGCGGCTTATTTCGCTTAACAAAGAAGGCATCCTGCTTTCCGCCCCGGACGGGCAGGGCTTTGTCAACGTGCAGGCGGGCATTATCAAGACCAAGGTGCACCAGAGCGAGGTGCGCCTCGTTGACAACAAGGATAAGCGGGTCACTTTGAATAATTCCAGCGTGAACACCCGCAGCGTGACCTCCAAGGCGAAGCGGGAGGTCAAAACGGAGGTTGACCTGCGCGGCATGACCGTTGGAGAGGCTTTGATGGAGCTTGACCGGTATCTCGACGGCGCGGTGCTTTCGGGCGTGACAACCGTCACAATTATCCACGGGAAAGGCACCGGAGCCCTGCGTGCGGCCGTACAGGAGCACCTCAAAAAACACAGGAGCGTCAAGCGGTTCCGTATGGGCGTCTATGGGGAAGGCGAATCAGGCGTGACGGTGGCGGAACTCAAATAG
- a CDS encoding IreB family regulatory phosphoprotein, whose amino-acid sequence MHEPTISFSIHEDKEKQLKEILTAVYDALRQKGYNPINQIVGYILSEDPTYITTHNNARALIRKIDRDELLQLLVKSYLND is encoded by the coding sequence ATGCACGAGCCAACGATATCCTTTTCGATCCATGAGGATAAGGAAAAGCAGCTCAAGGAAATCCTCACCGCGGTTTACGACGCGCTGCGCCAAAAAGGATACAATCCCATCAACCAGATCGTGGGTTACATCCTTTCGGAGGACCCCACCTATATCACCACGCACAACAACGCACGCGCGCTTATCCGTAAAATCGACCGCGACGAGCTGTTGCAACTATTGGTGAAAAGCTACCTGAACGATTGA